CGCCTCCATCGCCGCCACCGACTACGACGTGGTCTGTTTCACCGACTTCGGCAGCGGGCAACTCGACGTGATCGCGCCCCACGAGGAGGCGGGCGAGTTCGTCCCCGTCATCGCGGATCACCACCAGCCCGCGGACGCGGAGACCGAGTTCCACCTCAACCCCCTCCTCGAAGGGCTCGACGGCGCGAGCGAACTGTCTGGCGCCGGGGCGTCGTACCTCCTCGCGCGCGCGCTCGGCGACGCGGCCGACACCGACAACCGCGACCTCGCCGCCCTCGCGGTCGTGGGCGCCGTCGGCGACATGCAGGACGGCGACGGCGGACTCTCGGGCGCCAACGAGGGGCTCGTCGCCGACGCGGTCGCCGCCGGCGCGCTGGAGGAGGTGACCGACCTGGCGCTGTACGGCCGCCAGACCCGCCCCCTTCCGAAACTCCTGGAGTACGCCAGCGACGCCCGGATCCCGGGCATCTCGAACGACCAGGCCGGCGCCGTCGAGTTCCTCTCGGAGCTCGACGTGCCGATGAAGGACGCCGACGGCGAGTGGCGCCGGTGGGTCGACCTGGACGCCGACGAGCGCCGGACGGTCGCCAGCGCGCTCATCCGCCGCGCCGTCTCCTCGGGCGTCCCCAGCGAGCGCGTCGACTCGCTCGTCGCCACCACCTACGTCCTCGCCGACGAGGAGCCCGGAACAGAGTTGCGAGACGTGAGCGAGTTCTCCACGTTGCTCAACGCGACTGCCCGGTACGAGCGCGCCGACGTGGGACTCGCCGTCTGTCTCGGCGACCGCGACGAGGCCCTCGACCGGGCGCGAACCCTGCTTCGGAACCACCGCCGGAACCTCTCGGAGGGGCTCCAGTGGGTGACCAACGAGGGGGTCGAGCGCGAGGAGCACGTCCAGTGGTTCGACGCCGGCACCCGGATCCGAGAGACGATCGTCGGCATCGTCGCCGGGATGGCCGTCGGCGCCGACGGCGTCTCCGCGCGCAAGCCGATCGTCGCGTTCGCCGACAAGGGCGACGGCGAGACGAAGGTCTCCGCCAGGGGGAGCGGCTTCCTCGTTCGTGAAGGACTGGATCTCTCGGCGGTGATGCGCGAGGCCAGCCGCGCGGTCGGCGGCGACGGCGGCGGGCACGACGTGGCCGCGGGCGCGACGATCCCCGCCGACGA
This genomic stretch from Halobaculum roseum harbors:
- a CDS encoding single-stranded-DNA-specific exonuclease RecJ is translated as MASADGDAEASEQDSDEFPVPELRERAEACAARLREAGEFLLCSHIDADGLTSAAVATAAFERAGFDFETAFFKQLDADAVASIAATDYDVVCFTDFGSGQLDVIAPHEEAGEFVPVIADHHQPADAETEFHLNPLLEGLDGASELSGAGASYLLARALGDAADTDNRDLAALAVVGAVGDMQDGDGGLSGANEGLVADAVAAGALEEVTDLALYGRQTRPLPKLLEYASDARIPGISNDQAGAVEFLSELDVPMKDADGEWRRWVDLDADERRTVASALIRRAVSSGVPSERVDSLVATTYVLADEEPGTELRDVSEFSTLLNATARYERADVGLAVCLGDRDEALDRARTLLRNHRRNLSEGLQWVTNEGVEREEHVQWFDAGTRIRETIVGIVAGMAVGADGVSARKPIVAFADKGDGETKVSARGSGFLVREGLDLSAVMREASRAVGGDGGGHDVAAGATIPADEREAFIAAVDELVGEQISGE